The genomic stretch GCGATCTCAACTATCGCGGCACCACTTTTCCAACTCCGCCGGCAACCCTTTTCATAGTCTTTCCGGGTGAAGTCCATTCGAACAGGGCAACCGTTGGTCCCGGTTGTACGTATCGGACGATCTACGTTGATCCGAAATTAATGCAGCAAAGCGCAACTGAGATTCACGACAAACAATCCGGGATTCCTTTCTTTCCAACAACTGTTCTCTTTGAACAAGATGTGATTCGAAAATATTTTGAGCTACATCTTGCTCTTGAGCATCCCTCGACCAGTCTGGAAAGGCAGACAATTTTGTTAGAGTTACTGGCCGATTTGCTCACGCGTTTTGCGGAGAATCGTTCTTCACCGCCTACCATTCGTATGGAAAATGCTGCCGTGCAACGGGTATGCGACTACTTGATAGCGCATTACTCGG from bacterium encodes the following:
- a CDS encoding AraC family transcriptional regulator, producing MKRDKIVIWRPRDIPQLELRRGFAVAAPVPRHWHEDYQLCLIESGGGDLNYRGTTFPTPPATLFIVFPGEVHSNRATVGPGCTYRTIYVDPKLMQQSATEIHDKQSGIPFFPTTVLFEQDVIRKYFELHLALEHPSTSLERQTILLELLADLLTRFAENRSSPPTIRMENAAVQRVCDYLIAHYSENVTLEDLARIANLSGFHLNRVFSKHLGMPPHAFQTQVRVLRAKALLLKGCSISQAAMQTGFADQSHLTRHFKRLLLVPPGHYVQSSKNFP